The following proteins are encoded in a genomic region of Terriglobia bacterium:
- a CDS encoding nitroreductase family protein — MSLPLEEMDQDLLAMYIRWFGHSVEKGVRNDKREGRGHSKPALVRAALDEWYRRKYPQREFILWAEDNLQDYMRWAETGEIQSHPVEHSQLFNPHSPVFDVLLKRSSVRFWQPIPVEEAKIHEILRAATHAPSSCNRQTWKLYVHRNPNLGGDSKLRSVSNTNLQERAPVTIFITIDIRLYPEKWAPAEDAGIVGQQMALAATALGLGGCLMYGGDDDAQDEWCKRYHIPPYRRMYLMFLFGYPAEHTVTEKRAHPDDIAVTVPTGI; from the coding sequence GTGAGCCTACCTTTGGAGGAAATGGACCAGGATCTGCTGGCCATGTACATTCGCTGGTTTGGCCACTCCGTCGAAAAGGGGGTTCGCAATGACAAACGCGAGGGCAGGGGGCACAGCAAGCCCGCGTTGGTGAGAGCGGCGCTCGACGAGTGGTATCGGCGCAAGTATCCCCAGCGGGAGTTCATTCTCTGGGCCGAAGACAACCTCCAGGACTATATGAGGTGGGCCGAAACCGGCGAGATTCAATCGCATCCGGTCGAGCATTCGCAGCTGTTTAATCCACATTCGCCTGTTTTCGACGTTCTGCTGAAGCGATCGAGCGTTCGTTTCTGGCAGCCCATTCCTGTCGAAGAAGCAAAAATCCACGAGATACTCAGGGCGGCCACCCATGCCCCCAGTTCCTGCAACCGGCAGACATGGAAGCTCTATGTTCACAGGAACCCGAACCTGGGAGGGGACAGCAAGCTTCGCAGTGTTTCCAACACGAACCTCCAAGAACGTGCGCCGGTCACGATTTTTATCACCATCGACATCCGGTTGTACCCTGAGAAATGGGCCCCCGCCGAGGATGCCGGCATTGTGGGGCAGCAGATGGCGCTTGCCGCAACTGCCCTAGGATTGGGGGGATGTCTCATGTACGGCGGCGACGACGACGCACAGGATGAGTGGTGCAAACGGTACCACATTCCTCCATATCGACGTATGTATCTGATGTTCCTGTTCGGCTATCCCGCAGAACATACGGTCACCGAGAAGAGGGCACACCCCGACGATATTGCCGTGACCGTGCCGACTGGAATTTGA
- a CDS encoding radical SAM/SPASM domain-containing protein yields MLRQIRLEASTVCQLKCPVCPTARGIIRNELGSGYLTLARFRELVDRNPHISCIELSNWGEVFLNPEIYEIVEHAYKQNVVLTAANGSNFQFVSEKVLEGLVRYKFGLIVCALDGASQETYGRYRVGGDFQKAIRHIEIINSFKERYRSPFPLLRWQFILFGHNERDIPSARAYAKKLRMSFRIRPNFDESYSPITNSGPIRKKSRSGVSSPNGYLKSHRTMWLEKHLCGELWRSPQINWDGRILGCCINYWGDFGNAFGRSLRDALNCPQLLRAKMMLQGKAEPQEGIPCATCHVYQRMRSANDWIKDRDILVGRLVNKEFLCLLIQRIGWRRLEPLLRVIGTIGNRLLSELA; encoded by the coding sequence ATGCTACGACAGATTAGGCTTGAAGCGTCGACGGTTTGCCAGCTCAAGTGTCCAGTTTGTCCGACGGCGCGAGGCATCATTCGGAACGAATTGGGCTCCGGTTACCTCACACTTGCACGATTCCGGGAACTGGTCGATCGGAATCCGCATATCTCCTGCATAGAGCTGTCCAATTGGGGCGAAGTGTTTTTGAACCCTGAGATCTATGAAATAGTGGAACATGCTTACAAGCAGAACGTCGTATTAACCGCCGCCAACGGATCTAATTTCCAGTTTGTCAGCGAAAAAGTTCTCGAGGGATTGGTCCGATACAAGTTTGGCCTCATAGTTTGTGCCCTTGATGGCGCAAGCCAGGAGACATATGGCAGATACCGAGTAGGTGGAGATTTCCAGAAAGCAATACGGCATATCGAAATCATCAACTCTTTCAAGGAACGTTACCGATCCCCCTTTCCACTTTTGCGCTGGCAGTTCATCCTCTTCGGACACAATGAGCGTGATATTCCTTCGGCCCGGGCATATGCCAAAAAACTGCGCATGAGTTTTCGGATCAGACCGAATTTTGATGAAAGTTATTCTCCCATTACCAACAGCGGTCCCATCCGCAAGAAAAGCCGGTCGGGGGTCTCGAGCCCGAACGGATATTTAAAAAGTCATCGCACGATGTGGCTCGAAAAACATTTGTGCGGTGAATTGTGGCGATCGCCTCAAATCAACTGGGACGGCCGAATTCTCGGTTGCTGCATCAACTATTGGGGAGACTTCGGCAACGCTTTTGGAAGGAGCCTCAGAGACGCTCTGAATTGCCCCCAACTCTTGCGAGCCAAAATGATGCTGCAGGGTAAGGCGGAACCACAAGAGGGTATTCCCTGTGCGACGTGCCATGTCTACCAGCGGATGCGATCTGCTAATGACTGGATAAAAGACAGGGATATTCTGGTGGGAAGACTTGTGAATAAAGAGTTCCTCTGCCTTCTCATTCAGCGTATCGGATGGAGAAGACTGGAACCGTTACTTCGAGTTATCGGCACCATAGGCAATCGGTTACTCTCTGAATTGGCATGA
- a CDS encoding transposase domain-containing protein, with protein sequence MPSLATSITTTCKRLGVDPFEYLRDILQRISTHPQNNLEDLLHDKWKTARAAAVL encoded by the coding sequence ATGCCTTCTCTTGCGACGAGCATCACAACGACGTGCAAACGTCTCGGCGTCGATCCATTCGAATACCTGCGCGACATTCTTCAACGCATCAGCACACATCCTCAGAACAACCTGGAGGATTTGCTGCACGACAAGTGGAAGACGGCACGGGCGGCAGCCGTTCTCTGA
- a CDS encoding PEP-CTERM sorting domain-containing protein, producing the protein MRRLAALSLIALAVLILGMPAYAGPILRLTDVTKSIQIAIGDNTTLDLDPTVGVITISVNLANQTLFPGSTSTWTVNATTGLTKPYQGTAIVPSMDLNSVDAKGPGTLVIEFTDTDFGPLPVNYSYVGDIGGTTVGKVSYNAYLDPGNVAFAPTVSLFGIGPFGPGGFNGTGTSGALTAAFPYSITQLVTIVHTTTGTSSFDATLTAVPEPSALLLLGSGLAALGVWRLRKRN; encoded by the coding sequence ATGAGACGTCTCGCAGCTCTTTCACTCATCGCTTTGGCAGTTCTGATTTTGGGAATGCCCGCTTACGCCGGACCGATATTACGTCTGACTGATGTTACAAAATCGATACAGATCGCGATCGGCGATAACACCACCCTGGATCTCGATCCTACCGTTGGCGTTATCACTATTAGCGTTAACCTGGCCAATCAGACTCTGTTCCCCGGTTCAACTTCCACCTGGACGGTCAATGCGACAACGGGTTTAACCAAACCTTATCAGGGCACAGCCATCGTTCCGAGCATGGATCTGAATTCGGTCGATGCGAAAGGCCCCGGTACTTTAGTGATTGAATTCACTGATACCGATTTCGGGCCTCTCCCGGTCAACTACTCTTATGTGGGCGACATCGGCGGGACTACGGTGGGCAAGGTGAGCTACAATGCCTACTTAGATCCTGGAAATGTGGCGTTTGCTCCGACGGTGAGCCTCTTTGGCATCGGGCCCTTCGGACCTGGAGGTTTCAATGGAACCGGCACCTCTGGGGCATTAACCGCTGCTTTCCCTTACTCCATCACCCAGTTGGTGACAATCGTTCACACCACAACGGGAACGTCGAGTTTTGACGCCACCCTCACGGCGGTGCCCGAACCATCAGCTCTACTCTTGCTCGGTTCCGGACTCGCAGCTTTGGGGGTTTGGCGGTTGCGCAAGCGGAACTAG
- a CDS encoding transposase, whose protein sequence is MHPSLTGDVIRATVPRHSIEKFVAFLADVVAHQPRGKEIHIIVNNLWTHRTHRVQQFLGDYQNVQLQLTLTSSSWLNQVETWSL, encoded by the coding sequence GTGCACCCTTCCCTAACTGGCGATGTCATTCGTGCGACGGTACCCCGCCACTCGATCGAGAAATTCGTTGCGTTTCTGGCCGATGTTGTGGCGCACCAACCGCGCGGCAAGGAGATTCACATCATTGTCAACAACCTCTGGACTCACAGGACGCATAGGGTTCAGCAGTTCCTTGGCGATTATCAGAATGTGCAACTTCAATTGACCCTGACCTCTTCTTCCTGGCTTAACCAGGTAGAGACATGGTCTTTATAA
- a CDS encoding glycosyltransferase family 4 protein: MALKLLTFTTLYPDSIRHTHGIFVESRLRHLLAGGKVESRVVAPVPWFPLKHSIFGSYAKLARVPRREVWHGIDVDHPRYPLIPKVGMTAAPWLMAAALKPMLVRIVETGYDFDIIDAHYFYPDGVAAVMLGRALGKPVVVTARGTDLNLIPRHHFPRRMIQWAARRCAAIITVCQALKDTLVQLGIPAHKVTVLRNGVDLALFKPPQDRHAVRDRLGVTGQTLLSVGGLIPRKGHDLVIRSLACLPGFRLAIAGGGAEEGKLRRLTDSLGLRERVTFLGTLSHEALARYYGAADALVLASSREGWANVLLESMACGTPVAATRIWGTPEIVTVPEAGVLIDDRSTRGLSEGIVRLFACYPDRAATRRFAEQFSWDPTTEGQEKLFAEVLACPIHDAASK; encoded by the coding sequence TTGGCCCTAAAGCTGCTCACCTTTACCACCCTGTATCCTGACTCGATCCGGCACACCCATGGTATCTTCGTTGAAAGCCGGCTTAGACACCTGCTCGCAGGCGGAAAGGTGGAGAGCAGGGTGGTGGCGCCGGTGCCCTGGTTTCCACTCAAGCACTCGATCTTCGGATCCTATGCAAAACTCGCCAGGGTTCCGCGCCGCGAAGTCTGGCACGGGATCGATGTCGATCATCCGCGATATCCCCTCATCCCGAAGGTTGGGATGACAGCGGCGCCATGGCTGATGGCTGCGGCGCTCAAGCCGATGCTCGTGCGGATCGTCGAGACAGGGTACGATTTCGACATCATTGACGCCCACTATTTCTATCCCGACGGCGTAGCCGCAGTGATGCTGGGCCGTGCCCTGGGAAAGCCGGTGGTGGTCACTGCGAGGGGAACAGATCTGAATCTGATCCCGCGCCATCACTTCCCGCGCCGAATGATCCAGTGGGCTGCGCGGCGTTGCGCTGCAATCATCACGGTCTGCCAGGCGCTGAAGGACACTCTCGTTCAACTCGGAATCCCGGCTCATAAGGTCACAGTCTTGCGCAATGGTGTGGATCTCGCGCTTTTTAAGCCACCGCAGGATAGACATGCGGTGCGCGACCGGCTGGGCGTAACCGGTCAGACACTACTTTCGGTGGGTGGTTTGATCCCGCGCAAAGGCCATGACCTTGTTATTCGCTCTTTAGCTTGCCTGCCTGGTTTTCGTTTGGCGATAGCGGGCGGAGGCGCAGAGGAAGGCAAGCTGCGAAGACTCACAGACTCCCTCGGGCTGAGAGAGCGGGTGACGTTCCTTGGGACTCTGTCCCATGAAGCGTTGGCTCGATACTATGGTGCTGCCGATGCCTTGGTACTCGCCTCCAGCCGGGAAGGGTGGGCAAACGTGCTCCTGGAGTCGATGGCATGCGGGACGCCCGTGGCCGCGACCCGCATATGGGGCACTCCTGAGATTGTGACAGTTCCTGAAGCCGGTGTCCTGATCGACGACCGGAGCACGAGGGGTCTGTCCGAAGGCATAGTGCGGTTGTTTGCATGCTATCCGGACCGTGCCGCGACCCGGCGTTTCGCCGAGCAGTTCAGCTGGGATCCGACTACGGAGGGACAGGAGAAACTATTCGCTGAGGTATTAGCCTGCCCCATTCATGACGCCGCGAGCAAATGA
- the tnpB gene encoding IS66 family insertion sequence element accessory protein TnpB (TnpB, as the term is used for proteins encoded by IS66 family insertion elements, is considered an accessory protein, since TnpC, encoded by a neighboring gene, is a DDE family transposase.), whose amino-acid sequence MLSFPAAIKVYLCTVPCDMRRLFDGLSMMAERIIRCNPLAGYLLVFCNRRTDRLKILYWAFPIQPAPGFRSYLCGLGSHIRLLRVFC is encoded by the coding sequence ATGCTGAGCTTCCCAGCCGCGATCAAGGTTTACCTGTGCACGGTACCGTGCGACATGCGCAGGTTGTTTGACGGTTTATCGATGATGGCGGAGCGCATCATCCGCTGTAACCCGTTGGCAGGATATCTGCTGGTTTTCTGCAACCGCCGGACCGATCGCCTGAAGATCCTCTACTGGGCCTTTCCAATACAGCCTGCCCCCGGATTCCGTAGCTACCTTTGTGGGCTCGGTTCGCACATCAGACTTCTCAGGGTGTTTTGTTGA